AGGTCCGCGCCGTGTTCGAGCCGCAGCAAGGTTATGCAACGCCAAAAGTTGATGTACGCGGCGTCGTGTTCCGAGACGACAAGATCCTGCTGGTGCGCGAACGTTCGGACGGGTGCTGGACGCTGCCCGGCGGCTGGGCGGATGTAAACGATTCTCCTTCCGAGGCGGTAGAGCGCGAAATTCTGGAAGAGTCCGGGTTCAAGGCCAAAAGCCGGCGACTGCTCGCGCTGTACGACCGGGCCAGGCACCCGCACCAGCCGCCATTTGCATTTCACGTTTATAAAATATTTATCGAATGCGAACTGTTGGGTGGGTCGCCCATAACGAGCTATGAGACTACCGCCGTCGACTTTTTCACGGAAGACGCTTTGCCATCGCTCTCGGGATCACGGGTCCTGCCCGAGCAGATAAAACGTTGCTTTGAAATGCGACGCGACTCTCAAGCTCCCGCGTATTTCGATTAAAACGGCGACACGGCGGGCACAGCGGGTTCGGCGCGCACAACGATGGAGGTCACACGGCGAACGCGGCGGGCCACGGCGACCACGGCGAGAAGATTAAGTCATCCGCAGAACACGCAGAAGAACGCAGAAAAGGGAAAACATCCGCAGCTTGCGCAGATCACACAGCTTCAGAGGACGGGCGTCTGTCCCTCTTCATTGGTGCAGCTTCAGAGGACGGTCCGCGGCGGGGTCTGTCCCTCTTCATTGGTGGCCCGCGGCGGGGTCTGTCCCTCTTCATTGGCGGCATTGCCCGGCCCCGAACCCCAAACTCCGAACTCTTCCTCTTTCCGCCGTGGTCGCCGTGGCCCGCCGCGTTCGCCGCGTGAACTCCATCGTTGTGCGCGCCCGACCCACCGTGTGACCGAGAACCCCTGAGGCCGAACGCCGAATCCCGAACGCCACTCTCCCCGGTTATGCTTTTACTCGTAGCGCTGTTCACGACGACCGTTACGATCGTCATCCTCAGGATCACGTTCGGTTACCTGTGGCGTCCGTTGAGGCCGCCGCAGTCCGGCCCGCCATTCTGGCGCGTATTGATGCGTGCGGCCGCGACGGTGGCGATCCGCCGCTTACGGGCTCGTTGGACGCACCGCTCGTCGCCCACGAATGAACAAAACAAATCCTCACACCGGACCCGACTGGGTCCGATGTGAGGATCTCTCCGCCGACGCGGAAGCAGACTTTGAAAATCTACCCTTGCAACAAAAGCCGGGTTGGATCTTCGATGCAATCTTTGATCCGGACCAGGAAAGTCACCGCCTCTTTGCCATCCACCACGCGATGGTCGTAGCTGAGGGCAAGGTACATCATTGGCCGCACTTCCACCTTGTCTCCGATCGCCACCGGCCGGCTCTGGATTTTGTGCATGCCCAGAATCCCGCTCTGCGGCGGATTAAGGATGGGCGTGCTGAGCAACGATCCATAAATACCGCCGTTGGTGATCGTGAAAACCCCACCCATGAGGTCATCAAGCTGCAGTTTGCCGTCGCGGGCCCGGACGGCATACTCGGAAACTACTTTCTCCAGCTCCGCGAAGCCTTTCTGATCCGCGTCCCGGACCACGGGAACGACCAGCCCGCGCGGCGTACCGACGGCCACGCCGATATCGTAATAGTGATTTTCGACCAGCTCATCACCCTCCATCCGGGCATTGATCGCCGGCACGGACTGCAAGGCGTCGACGGCGGCTTTGATGAAAAACGACATGAACCCGAGTTTGATGCCGTGCCGCTTCTGAAATGAGTCCTGGTATTTGGAGCGGAGAGACATCACGGCCGACATGTCGCATTCATTGAACGTGGTCAGCATCGCCGCGTTCTGTTGCGCCATCACCAACTGCGCGGCAATCTTCCTGCGCAGCGGGCTGAGCTTGCGGCGGGTGATCCGGCCTTCCGCCGTAGCGCCGGCGCCTGTTCCCCTGGCCGCGGGTGCAGGGGTCGCAACCGGGGCAGGCGCAGCGGAGGCAGCCGGAGCCGGCGCGGGTGCCGCGGAACGCTTTTCAAGGAAATCGATCACGTCCGTCTTGGTGATCTGCCCGTGCTTACCGGTACCGGAGATCTGTTCGAGCGGAACTTTCTCCTCCGCAGCCATCCTTCGGACGGAGGGCGGGAGCGTTTGGCCGCCGGTCTCGGCCGCAGGTTTCTGCTGGGCCGCCGGGGCGGCAGCAGGTGCAGAACTGGGCGTTGCCGGGGCGGTGGCCGCGGCATCGCTCGGGGCCGCCGTGGCCGGAGCCGGGGCCGCCTCGGCTGCTCCAGCCGGGACCGCTTCGATCCGGCCGACGACGTCGCCGACTTTCACTTCAGCCCCCGGCTCCACGCTGATGACCAGCCGGCCCGGACCGGGTGAGGGAATTTCACTGGAGATTTTATCCGTCTCCAACGTAAACAACGGTTCTTCGTCTTTGACGACGTCACCGTTCTTCTTCAGCCATTCGGAAAGGACGCCGCCAGTGATCGATTCGCCGAGCGCAGGGATTTTTATCTCGATACTCATGGGAGGAATCCCGAACCCTTAAATACTAAACGCCTGCTCAACAAGTTCCTTTTGCGCCCGGTCATGCCAGGCTTTCGCACCTTCCGCCGGGCTCGCAGCCTCACCACGACCGGCGTAAGCCACGCGATGTTTGAGGATCTGTTCCAGGCGCCGGTCCATATAGGTCCATGCCCCCATGTTCTGAGGTTCTTCCTGGCACCAGACCCAGCTTGAAACTTTGCGGAACGGTTCGATCGCCTGTTCGATGGAGTCAAAGCTCAGCGGGTACAGCTGCTCGATGCGCACCAGCGCCGTATCGCTGCGCTTGTTGGCCTCCTGGTACTTAAGCAAGTCGTAATAAACCTTGCCGGTGCAGAAAATTGCCCGCTTCACTTCCTTGGGCTCCCCAAGCAGGGTCGGGCCGAGAACGGTCCGGAAACCTTGATCGGTAAAATCTTCGATTCTCGAGACGGCCTTTTCATTCCGCAACAGGGACTTCGGCGTCATCACCACCAGGGGCTTGCGAAAGTCGCGTTTCACCTGCCGACGCAGCATGTGGAAGTACTGGGCCGGCGTGGTCGGGTAACAGACCTGGATGTTATCCTCCGCGCAGAGCTGGAGGAAACGTTCAAGCCGCGCGCTGGAATGTTCCGGGCCCTGTCCCTCATAGCCGTGCGGAAGGAGCAGCACGATACCCGACGGCCGCTGCCATTTCGATTCCGAGCTGACGATAAACTGGTCGATCACCACCTGCGCGCCATTCGCGAAATCGCCGAACTGCGCCTCCCAGAGGCAGAGCATTTCCGGGTAATCGATGCAGTACCCGTAATCGAAACCCAGAACGGCCGCTTCCGAGAGCATGCTGTTGTAGACGCAGAACCATGCCTGGTCAGGTTTGATGTTCTTTAACGGGATGTAACGTTCCTGCGTCTCGGCGTCGTAGAGCACCGAGTGGCGTTGGCTGAACGTGCCGCGCCGGCTGTCCTGCCCGGACAAACGCACCGGGATGCCTTCAATCAGGAGGGTACCGAACGCCAGCGCCTCACCAAAGGCCCAATCGTACGGCCCGCCGTCAGCGTGCAGTTTGCGACGGCGATCCAGCACCATTTTACGGATCTGCGGCTGAACTCTGAACCCTTCCGGCACCTGGGTGATGCGGTCGACGACCAGGTCGAGCGCCTCCTTGGTGACGCCTGTGACCGGCTCCTTGTGACTGTAGGGCGGCTGGAAGACGGCCGTTGACTCTTCAAAACTGGCCCGGAACTCTTGATTGGACTTCGCCTCGGTGCTCTGCACTTCGTGCAGGGCGGCCTCAAGGCGTGCGCGGAATTCTTTTTCCAACGCATCGGCCTCTTCGGCGGTCAATACGCCCGACTGCAACAACTGGTCCTTATACAGCTTGGTGACCGGCGGGTGGGCCTGGATGACCTTGTACAGCTTCGGCTGCGTGTAACCCGGCTCATCGCTCTCGTTATGGCCGTACCGGCGGTAGCAGTACATATCAATGACCACGTCGCGGCCAAATTGCTGGCGGTAATCCAATGCCAGCGCCGCCACGAAAGCCACCGCGATCGGTTGGTCGCCATTAACGTGGAAAATGGGCGCCTCAATCATCTTGGCGACGTCGGTGCAATAAGTCGTGGACCGCGCGTCAGCCGGGAGGGTCGTGAACCCGATCTGGTTATTGACGATGAGGTGGATGGTGCCGCCCGTCTCATAACCCGGCAATTGTGAAAGGTTCAGCGTTTCAGCCACGATCCCCTGCCCTGCGAAAGCCGCGTCGCCGTGGATCAGCAAAGGCAGGACCCGGGAACGCTGTTCGATTGCCCCGAGGATCCGCTGCCGCGCACGCGCTTTGCCTTCCACAACCGGATTAACGATTTCCAAATGGCTCGGATTGGCCGCCAGGCGGATACCGACTTCCGCGCCGCCCGTCTTACGGACGCTTTCGTACCCGAGGTGGTATTTCACGTCGCCGTCGCCGGCCACCAGGTCCGGAACGTAATTTTCCGAAAACTCCCGGAAAATGGTGCGGTAGCTCTTCTTCAGGAAGTTGGCCAGCACGGTCAGGCGCCCGCGGTGCGCCATGCCCATAACGATTTCATCGATCTTCTCTTTCGGCGCACCGGCCAGGATGGTCTCGAGGATCACCATCAGGCTCTCGCCGCCCTGCAGCGAGAACCGCTTTTGGCCGATGAACTTGGTATGGACAAACTGCTCAAAGGTCTCGGCCTCCATGAGGCAACGCAGGTAGGCCTTCTGCGTTTCAGGATCGGGCGGCGGCTGGCTGACGCGCGCCTCGATGCGATCACGTACCCAGTCCCGAATTTTTTCGTTCTGGATATGGACGAATTCGACCCCGATGTCGTCGCAGTACGCCTTGTTCAGCGTGTCGACCAGGTCGCCCAGGGAAATCGGCGCGCCGTTCCGAAAAAACATGGAGGAAACCGTACGGTTCAGCGGGACGCCGGCCAGGCCCACGGCTTCCAGGCTGAGTTCAGGCACCGTGGACTTGGTGTCTGCCAGCGGGTCCAAAGACGCCTGCAGATGACCGAGGCGCCGGTACCTTCTGACCAGCATGTTGATATCGTCTCTGAGTTCGTCCGCCTTTTCACCCTCAGCAACGGCCGGTGCAGCCTGTTCATCCCCATTCCGGCCGGGGGCAAGACCCAGTTCAAAGCCTTCGAAAAACGCGGACCAACTCGAATCAACGGATGCCGGATCTTGTTTCCAACGCTGATAATACTCGTCCAGGAGATCGGCGTTCCAATCGTTCAAATAGGTTGTTCTCATCTCTTCAAGCTCGCAAAGCAAAAAGCGGTGGGGGAAGAAATGTAAGCCAACTTTAGCGACACCCAAACGAAAATTCGGGTTTTTAACCCCGGGACCGGCCCCGGGGTTGAGGTGAAGAAGCAGCCGGCCCGAGGTTATCGTCCGACACCGGCTTTGCTTTTCAAGGATTCCGGGTGAATA
This sequence is a window from Verrucomicrobiota bacterium. Protein-coding genes within it:
- a CDS encoding NUDIX hydrolase; amino-acid sequence: MTAEPEWLRWAREIQAIAQTGLHFAASTYDRERYEKLRDLAIRIFAEHSNRSEPEVRAVFEPQQGYATPKVDVRGVVFRDDKILLVRERSDGCWTLPGGWADVNDSPSEAVEREILEESGFKAKSRRLLALYDRARHPHQPPFAFHVYKIFIECELLGGSPITSYETTAVDFFTEDALPSLSGSRVLPEQIKRCFEMRRDSQAPAYFD
- the odhB gene encoding 2-oxoglutarate dehydrogenase complex dihydrolipoyllysine-residue succinyltransferase, yielding MSIEIKIPALGESITGGVLSEWLKKNGDVVKDEEPLFTLETDKISSEIPSPGPGRLVISVEPGAEVKVGDVVGRIEAVPAGAAEAAPAPATAAPSDAAATAPATPSSAPAAAPAAQQKPAAETGGQTLPPSVRRMAAEEKVPLEQISGTGKHGQITKTDVIDFLEKRSAAPAPAPAASAAPAPVATPAPAARGTGAGATAEGRITRRKLSPLRRKIAAQLVMAQQNAAMLTTFNECDMSAVMSLRSKYQDSFQKRHGIKLGFMSFFIKAAVDALQSVPAINARMEGDELVENHYYDIGVAVGTPRGLVVPVVRDADQKGFAELEKVVSEYAVRARDGKLQLDDLMGGVFTITNGGIYGSLLSTPILNPPQSGILGMHKIQSRPVAIGDKVEVRPMMYLALSYDHRVVDGKEAVTFLVRIKDCIEDPTRLLLQG
- a CDS encoding 2-oxoglutarate dehydrogenase E1 component; this encodes MRTTYLNDWNADLLDEYYQRWKQDPASVDSSWSAFFEGFELGLAPGRNGDEQAAPAVAEGEKADELRDDINMLVRRYRRLGHLQASLDPLADTKSTVPELSLEAVGLAGVPLNRTVSSMFFRNGAPISLGDLVDTLNKAYCDDIGVEFVHIQNEKIRDWVRDRIEARVSQPPPDPETQKAYLRCLMEAETFEQFVHTKFIGQKRFSLQGGESLMVILETILAGAPKEKIDEIVMGMAHRGRLTVLANFLKKSYRTIFREFSENYVPDLVAGDGDVKYHLGYESVRKTGGAEVGIRLAANPSHLEIVNPVVEGKARARQRILGAIEQRSRVLPLLIHGDAAFAGQGIVAETLNLSQLPGYETGGTIHLIVNNQIGFTTLPADARSTTYCTDVAKMIEAPIFHVNGDQPIAVAFVAALALDYRQQFGRDVVIDMYCYRRYGHNESDEPGYTQPKLYKVIQAHPPVTKLYKDQLLQSGVLTAEEADALEKEFRARLEAALHEVQSTEAKSNQEFRASFEESTAVFQPPYSHKEPVTGVTKEALDLVVDRITQVPEGFRVQPQIRKMVLDRRRKLHADGGPYDWAFGEALAFGTLLIEGIPVRLSGQDSRRGTFSQRHSVLYDAETQERYIPLKNIKPDQAWFCVYNSMLSEAAVLGFDYGYCIDYPEMLCLWEAQFGDFANGAQVVIDQFIVSSESKWQRPSGIVLLLPHGYEGQGPEHSSARLERFLQLCAEDNIQVCYPTTPAQYFHMLRRQVKRDFRKPLVVMTPKSLLRNEKAVSRIEDFTDQGFRTVLGPTLLGEPKEVKRAIFCTGKVYYDLLKYQEANKRSDTALVRIEQLYPLSFDSIEQAIEPFRKVSSWVWCQEEPQNMGAWTYMDRRLEQILKHRVAYAGRGEAASPAEGAKAWHDRAQKELVEQAFSI